A part of Tachyglossus aculeatus isolate mTacAcu1 unplaced genomic scaffold, mTacAcu1.pri SUPER_34, whole genome shotgun sequence genomic DNA contains:
- the LOC119922032 gene encoding cytochrome b-245 chaperone 1, with the protein MYMQVMTRTDSLLHLKRVPSIRSWSLLVGFSSIGLAAAYYSGDSLGWKLFYVAGCVFVALQNLEDWEEAVFNKNTGKVILKSFNLYKKMLTLSRGDHDQVVMGLKDVQDVNVEEEKVRYFGKGYMVVLRFSTGFSHPLTQTAIMGHRSDVEAVAQLVTSFLGLHRPASPTDLSQGSDTEGSDLEDPRARL; encoded by the exons ATGTACATGCAGGTGATGACCCGCACCGACTCTCTGCTTCACCTGAAGAGGGTCCCCAGCATCCGGTCCTGGTCCCTCCTCGTGG GATTCTCCTCCATTGGCCTGGCAGCCGCGTACTACAGTGGAG ACAGCCTGGGCTGGAAGCTCTTCTACGTTGCCGGCTGTGTGTTCGTGGCATTGCAGAACCTGGAGGACTGGGAG GAGGCCGTCTTTAACAAGAACACAGGGAAAGTCATCCTGAAATCCTTTAACCTGTACAAGAAGATGCTGACCCTCTCCAGGGGCGACCACGACCAAG TGGTGATGGGGCTGAAGGATGTCCAGGATGTGaacgtggaggaggagaaggtccgCTACTTTGGGAAAGGCTACATGGTGGTTCTACGCTTCTCCACGGGGTTCTCACACCCCCTGACCCAGACCGCCATCATGGGCCACCGAAG CGACGTGGAGGCGGTTGCCCAGCTGGTCACCAGTTTCCTGGGTCTGCATCGGCCGGCCAGCCCCACTGACCTGTCCCAGGGCAGCGACACTGAGGGCAGTGATCTGGAGGACCCCAGGGCCCGGCTCTGA
- the NARF gene encoding nuclear prelamin A recognition factor — translation MKCENCTKKECSKKAPHDAAAEAPAANREDEGKSEFHKLADAKIFLSDCLACDSCVTEEEGARVFQQNQKEFFRVLNLNKKCDTSKHKVLAASICPQSLPYFAAQFNLCVTDASRRLCGFLKSLGVHYVFDTTIAADFSILESQKEFVQRYQRREQEEHALPMLTSACPGWVRYAERVLASPVTLHICTAKSPQQIMGSLVKDYFARQKNLSPDKIFHIIVAPCYDKKLEALREDFYTSLYDSQDVDCVLTSGEIVQILEQSGLSLNELEEVSVDTLFGATTEGEVVRHDGTRSDGYLEHVFKHAAKELFDMDVQEITYRTLKNKDFQEVTLERDGEVLLRFAAACGFRNIQNLVLKMKRGRFPYHFVEVLACPRGCLNGKGQMAAGSGKPDRALLRRLEEMYAGIPVRLPEANAHVQRLYQDWLQGTDSPKVQAALHTSFGAAEPPAPGPHIKW, via the exons ATGAAGTGTGAGAACTGCACCAAGAAG GAGTGCAGTAAGAAAGCCCCGCACGATGCAGCGGCCGAGGCCCCCGCCGCCAACCGGGAGGATGAAGGG AAGAGTGAGTTCCACAAGCTGGCTGATGCGAAGATATTCCTCAGCGACTGCCTGGCgtgtgacagctgtgtgactgaagAGGAAGGGGCTCGTGTCTTCCAGCAGAACCAAAAAGAGTTCTTCCGTGTCCTCAACCTCAATAAG AAATGTGACACGTCCAAGCACAAAGTGTTGGCGGCCTCCATATGCCCTCAGTCCCTGCCTTACTTCGCTGCTCAGTTCAACCTCTGCGTGACCGACGCCTCTAGGAGGCTCTGCGGCTTCCTGAAAAGCCTGG GGGTGCATTACGTGTTTGACACCACCATAGCGGCTGACTTCAGTATCCTGGAGAGCCAGAAGGAATTCGTGCAGCGGTATCAGCGGCGGGAGCAAGAGGAGCACGCTCTGCCTATGCTGACCTCTGCCTGcccag GCTGGGTTCGGTATGCGGAGCGTGTGCTGGCCAGCCCTGTGACCCTACACATCTGCACCGCCAAGTCTCCCCAGCAGATCATGGGCTCGCTGGTCAAGGACTACTTCGCCCGGCAGAAG AACCTGTCTCCAGACAAGATCTTCCACATCATCGTGGCACCCTGCTACGATAAGAAGCTCGAGGCCCTGCGGGAGGATTTCTACACATCCCTGTACGACTCCCAGGATGTCGACTGTGTGCTCACCTCGG GTGAAATTGTGCAGATCTTGGAGCAGAGTGGCTTGTCCCTCAACGAGCTGGAAGAAGTGTCTGTGGACACGCT GTTTGGGGCCACCACGGAGGGGGAGGTCGTGCGTCACGACGGGACACGGTCAGACGGCTACCTGGAACACGTCTTTAAACACGCAGCCAAAGAGCTGTTCGACATGGACGTGCAGGAGATCACCTACCGCACCCTCAA GAACAAGGACTTCCAGGAGGTCACGCTGGAGAGGGACGGGGAGGTGCTGCTTCGCTTCGCCGCAGCCTGCGGCTTCCGCAACATCCAGAACCTGGTCCTGAAGATGAAACGGGGCAGGTTTCCCTACCACTTCGTCGAGGTGCTCGCCTGTCCCCGGG GCTGCCTGAACGGGAAGGGGCAGATGGCGGCAGGGTCCGGGAAGCCGGATAGGGCCCTGCTGCGGCGACTGGAGGAGATGTACGCGGGGATTCCCGTGCGGCTCCCGGAGGCCAATGCCCACGTGCAGCGTCTGTACCAGGACTGGTTGCAGGGCACCGACTCTCCCAAGGTGCAGGCCGCGCTCCACACCAGCTTCGGTGCGGCAGAGCCCCCAGCCCCCGGACCCCACATCAAGTGGTGA